A window from Thermodesulforhabdus norvegica encodes these proteins:
- the lpxI gene encoding UDP-2,3-diacylglucosamine diphosphatase LpxI domain-containing protein (LpxI, functionally equivalent to LpxH, replaces it in LPS biosynthesis in a minority of bacteria.): MNSVEKIGLIAGSGQFPVLFARAAKKAGRSVVAVGFEGETDPALKDEVDVFYMLKLGQLGRLIECFHRHRVRRAAMAGAINKRRLYSKIKPDWRAVRFALKLKRKSDDFLLRAFADELESEGIKIEPSTEFLPELLAPEGILTRNRPSWRERKDIEFGWRVAKEYGKLDVGQCVVVKDQAVVALEGIDGTDATIRRGGMLCGNGAVVIKVSKPGQDLRFDVPAVGLQTIRVMKEVNARVLVIESGKTLMFDRDLMIEEAERAGICIISMNSEEDVRDESVSAVPVEMSVMRRNRHCPDTEAVRVAVVGVGYLGTFHARKYAAIPEAQLVAVVDIVEERAKRAAEELSTSFYTDHRELLKDLSGKIDAVSVVTPTVEHFSIAKDFLEAGIHVFVEKPFTRTPAEAERLIELADRKGCIIQVGHLERFNPAYKAIYPLVSSPLFIEAHRLSPYTERSTDVDVILDIMIHDLDILLSFVDSPIAEIRASGAPVLTSKPDIATVRLEFENGLVANLTASRVSMKSLRKVRIFQENGYIAADFKDRRAYMISRPAGCGDGVTYTELDVVDGDALEEELRSFISCVRTGSKPLVDGATGKRVLELADMISERIREGLNRFSLCGRGLLHCEKPNFGLSN; encoded by the coding sequence ATGAATTCCGTGGAAAAGATCGGTTTGATTGCGGGTAGTGGACAGTTTCCTGTTCTATTTGCACGGGCGGCAAAGAAGGCCGGAAGGTCTGTTGTGGCCGTTGGGTTTGAGGGCGAAACAGATCCGGCTCTGAAAGATGAGGTGGACGTATTCTACATGTTGAAGCTGGGGCAGCTCGGGCGTCTGATCGAGTGCTTTCATCGTCACCGGGTAAGACGGGCCGCCATGGCAGGAGCAATAAACAAGAGACGGCTTTACTCCAAAATAAAGCCCGATTGGCGTGCAGTACGCTTTGCACTGAAGCTCAAGAGAAAAAGCGATGATTTTCTCCTTAGGGCCTTTGCCGACGAACTCGAAAGTGAAGGTATAAAGATTGAGCCCTCTACCGAATTCCTGCCGGAGTTGCTTGCACCTGAAGGAATTCTCACACGAAACCGCCCCAGCTGGAGGGAGCGCAAAGACATAGAGTTCGGATGGCGTGTGGCCAAGGAGTACGGAAAACTCGACGTTGGTCAGTGTGTGGTCGTCAAGGATCAGGCGGTGGTTGCCCTGGAGGGAATAGACGGAACCGATGCAACCATACGCCGTGGAGGAATGCTCTGCGGTAACGGAGCTGTGGTTATTAAAGTCAGCAAGCCGGGTCAGGATTTGAGATTTGACGTTCCTGCCGTGGGTCTCCAGACCATAAGGGTCATGAAAGAGGTAAATGCTCGAGTTCTGGTAATAGAATCGGGCAAGACTCTCATGTTCGACAGAGACCTCATGATAGAGGAAGCGGAACGGGCGGGTATCTGCATCATATCGATGAATTCTGAGGAAGACGTTAGGGATGAAAGCGTATCCGCAGTACCTGTTGAAATGAGCGTCATGCGGCGCAACAGGCATTGCCCGGACACTGAAGCCGTAAGGGTTGCAGTGGTTGGTGTTGGATATCTGGGTACTTTTCATGCAAGGAAGTATGCTGCGATACCAGAAGCTCAGCTTGTGGCCGTAGTGGACATAGTGGAAGAGAGAGCCAAACGGGCGGCAGAAGAGCTTTCAACGAGTTTTTATACAGATCATAGAGAATTGCTGAAGGATCTGTCGGGAAAAATAGATGCCGTAAGTGTTGTCACGCCTACGGTAGAACATTTTTCGATAGCTAAAGATTTTCTGGAAGCGGGCATTCATGTTTTCGTGGAAAAACCTTTTACCAGGACGCCGGCCGAGGCCGAAAGGCTGATAGAACTTGCTGACAGGAAGGGCTGTATCATCCAGGTGGGTCATCTGGAGAGGTTTAATCCCGCTTACAAAGCGATTTACCCCCTGGTGTCCTCTCCATTGTTTATCGAAGCTCACAGGCTCAGCCCCTATACGGAAAGATCAACGGACGTAGATGTTATCCTGGATATCATGATACATGATCTTGATATTTTGCTTTCCTTCGTTGACTCTCCCATTGCTGAGATTCGGGCCTCCGGAGCCCCTGTGCTGACGTCGAAACCGGACATTGCAACGGTGAGGTTGGAGTTCGAGAACGGGCTGGTTGCCAACTTAACGGCCAGCCGTGTTTCCATGAAGTCCTTGAGAAAAGTTCGCATCTTCCAGGAAAATGGGTACATAGCCGCCGACTTCAAGGACAGGCGGGCATATATGATAAGTCGTCCTGCCGGTTGTGGCGACGGCGTTACTTACACTGAGCTCGATGTCGTGGACGGTGACGCTCTTGAAGAAGAGCTACGCTCTTTCATCTCCTGCGTCCGTACCGGGTCGAAGCCTCTTGTTGACGGAGCTACGGGAAAACGTGTTCTTGAACTTGCCGATATGATATCGGAACGGATCCGGGAGGGGCTTAACCGCTTTTCCCTGTGTGGAAGAGGTCTCCTGCATTGCGAAAAACCCAACTTCGGCCTGTCCAATTAG
- the bamA gene encoding outer membrane protein assembly factor BamA, producing MGRPFKIAMVCVALLFVNLSGPAKAEDTKPRVALVPFTVVGIPESDFSRVFLEVMRETFLDEGLDTVPYEEVLRAVGTRVISSHSEARSLGRKAMWDYVVWGSVTGIGRRLSIDARITPVRKVDEEPGVFYAEAENKEKLAVATGEIARKVFAYLHRENIIAEVRIEGNERIGDDAILAEIKTSPGDILNPKQIAEDIRSVYKMGYFEDIRVDVKDKPGGKVLIFYVKENPIVKDIVIKGNKEIDDKDIMAVVSTKQFSVLKRKQLADDVQSILDLYHQKAFFDAEVTYEVDFPRDPRQARVTFRIKEGKKFYIKKITFEGNKSFTERKLRSVMQTKEKSILFFWDRERGVLKNDVLDTDVDRLTAFYHDHGFMDARVGTPRIEKREDGFYIEIPIEEGQRYKVKSFEITGDEVEDLEKLKDEWHIKEGDYFSRDRLRKDVEMLTRHCMDLGYAHVEVRPKVTKKRDNVEAFINLVVSKGPKVKIGRIEISGNTKTRDKVIRRQFQIAEGDTFSATKIQNSETKLKRLDYFEEIQIEPRETDSPEVMDLHVKVKEKLTGSISAGGGYSSDEGLFVGGEILQRNLMGRGQYLALRAHLGQDTQRYSLGFLEPSLFDSYYFLGVDAYNWVREYSDFTKDAQGFRIRSGRSFGNWSSFSVEYTFENAEIEDVDEDAASIIKEQQGRQIKSSVAFGVERDSTDHPFLPTKGSINRVSVEFASSYLGSDSSFAKYEVASGWYIPLFWKLTGFVKGEVGWINKIGDEPIPLFDRFFLGGINSVRSYEWGELGPRDPETGDRIGGTKYGLFNAEVIFPIFEEINLKGVIFFDAGNAFDEDETFDVSKFKMGIGGGVRWMSPFGPLRIEWAFNPDPDEGDSRSTWQFSMGAFF from the coding sequence ATGGGAAGGCCTTTTAAGATTGCCATGGTTTGTGTTGCGCTTTTATTTGTGAATCTTTCGGGGCCTGCCAAGGCGGAAGATACAAAACCCAGAGTGGCCCTCGTTCCTTTCACCGTGGTGGGAATTCCGGAATCGGATTTTTCCAGGGTTTTTCTGGAGGTTATGAGAGAGACCTTTCTTGATGAAGGCCTTGATACGGTGCCCTATGAGGAAGTTCTTAGGGCTGTGGGCACCAGAGTTATCTCGTCTCACTCGGAAGCCAGGTCCCTTGGAAGGAAAGCAATGTGGGATTACGTGGTTTGGGGAAGTGTAACGGGTATTGGTCGCAGGTTGAGTATAGATGCCAGAATAACACCGGTTCGGAAAGTCGATGAAGAACCCGGAGTCTTTTATGCCGAAGCCGAAAATAAAGAAAAACTTGCCGTAGCCACGGGTGAAATTGCCAGAAAGGTATTCGCCTACCTTCATAGAGAAAACATAATTGCCGAAGTCAGGATTGAAGGAAACGAGCGAATTGGAGACGATGCAATCCTTGCGGAAATAAAAACATCACCGGGAGATATCCTCAACCCAAAACAGATTGCCGAAGACATCAGATCCGTTTACAAAATGGGCTATTTCGAAGACATAAGGGTGGATGTGAAAGACAAACCAGGGGGCAAAGTTCTGATATTCTACGTCAAAGAAAATCCTATTGTTAAAGACATTGTCATTAAAGGTAACAAAGAAATAGATGACAAAGATATTATGGCCGTTGTTTCGACGAAGCAGTTCTCGGTGCTGAAGCGGAAACAGCTTGCAGATGACGTGCAGAGCATACTTGACCTCTATCACCAGAAAGCCTTTTTTGATGCAGAGGTAACTTATGAGGTCGATTTTCCCAGAGACCCGAGACAGGCAAGGGTTACCTTCAGGATAAAAGAGGGGAAAAAATTTTACATTAAGAAGATTACCTTTGAAGGCAATAAATCTTTCACGGAGCGCAAACTCAGATCCGTTATGCAAACAAAAGAGAAAAGTATCCTGTTTTTCTGGGATCGAGAGCGGGGTGTTTTGAAAAATGATGTGCTTGACACGGATGTTGACAGACTGACGGCTTTCTATCACGATCACGGTTTTATGGATGCCCGTGTGGGAACCCCGCGAATCGAGAAACGGGAAGACGGTTTCTATATTGAAATTCCCATTGAGGAGGGACAGCGGTATAAGGTTAAAAGCTTCGAGATTACGGGAGATGAGGTTGAGGACCTGGAGAAGTTGAAGGATGAGTGGCATATAAAAGAAGGCGATTATTTCAGCCGGGACAGACTGAGAAAAGACGTGGAGATGCTTACGCGGCATTGTATGGATCTCGGGTATGCCCATGTGGAAGTCAGACCGAAGGTGACGAAGAAAAGAGATAACGTGGAAGCCTTCATAAATCTTGTGGTCAGCAAGGGACCGAAGGTGAAGATCGGGCGCATTGAAATTTCGGGTAACACCAAGACGAGAGACAAGGTCATAAGACGGCAGTTCCAGATTGCTGAAGGCGATACCTTCAGTGCCACCAAGATTCAAAATTCGGAAACCAAGCTAAAACGCCTGGATTATTTCGAAGAAATTCAGATCGAGCCCAGAGAGACCGATTCGCCTGAGGTGATGGATCTCCATGTTAAGGTAAAGGAAAAACTCACGGGGTCGATCAGCGCAGGAGGAGGCTACTCTTCCGATGAGGGCCTTTTCGTGGGGGGAGAAATATTGCAGAGAAACCTCATGGGGCGTGGGCAGTATCTGGCCCTGAGAGCCCATCTGGGTCAGGATACCCAGCGATACTCTCTCGGTTTCCTCGAACCCAGCTTGTTTGACTCGTATTATTTTCTTGGAGTAGATGCCTATAACTGGGTCAGGGAGTACTCGGACTTCACCAAAGACGCTCAGGGCTTCAGAATAAGGTCTGGAAGGTCTTTCGGAAACTGGAGCAGTTTTTCCGTGGAATATACCTTTGAAAACGCCGAAATTGAGGACGTAGACGAAGATGCGGCATCCATTATCAAAGAACAGCAGGGAAGGCAGATCAAAAGCTCTGTTGCCTTCGGAGTTGAACGCGATTCTACAGACCATCCTTTCCTTCCGACGAAAGGCTCGATAAACCGGGTAAGCGTCGAGTTTGCAAGCAGTTACCTGGGAAGTGACAGCAGTTTTGCCAAGTACGAGGTAGCCTCGGGGTGGTACATACCGCTCTTCTGGAAGCTTACGGGCTTTGTAAAAGGTGAAGTGGGCTGGATCAACAAGATCGGCGATGAACCCATACCCTTATTCGATCGCTTTTTCCTGGGGGGTATAAATTCCGTCAGGTCTTACGAATGGGGAGAGTTGGGGCCACGAGATCCCGAAACCGGAGACCGCATCGGGGGGACAAAATACGGATTGTTCAATGCGGAAGTTATATTTCCGATATTTGAGGAGATAAATCTAAAGGGAGTTATCTTTTTTGATGCGGGCAACGCCTTCGACGAGGACGAAACCTTTGATGTGTCGAAGTTTAAGATGGGAATTGGAGGTGGTGTGCGCTGGATGTCGCCCTTTGGGCCTTTGCGGATTGAATGGGCCTTCAATCCCGATCCCGACGAGGGAGATTCTCGCAGCACATGGCAGTTTTCAATGGGAGCGTTTTTCTAA
- a CDS encoding OmpH family outer membrane protein, with amino-acid sequence MVERWCSVMIRFFLSAFFVCLMVGQVRADVKIGFFDLDRVLRESKWGQDVQAKLKAEEEKLKAQITAKQEEFRKLREDFQKKRSIMGEEARKKKIDELRQKQEEGQRFIMESQQKMQNLGEELMKPLVEKVFEVVKELAKKEKLDFVFEARRSGLVYGEDKYDLTKKIIEMVDKARPAAK; translated from the coding sequence ATGGTTGAGAGATGGTGCTCTGTTATGATCAGATTCTTTTTGTCGGCCTTTTTCGTTTGCCTGATGGTCGGTCAGGTCCGGGCGGATGTAAAGATCGGCTTTTTCGATCTGGACAGGGTTTTGAGAGAATCCAAATGGGGTCAGGATGTTCAGGCAAAACTGAAAGCCGAGGAAGAAAAGCTCAAAGCACAGATTACGGCAAAACAGGAAGAATTCCGCAAACTCCGGGAAGACTTTCAGAAAAAACGGTCTATTATGGGAGAGGAAGCCAGAAAGAAAAAGATTGACGAACTCAGGCAGAAACAGGAAGAAGGCCAGCGTTTTATCATGGAAAGCCAGCAGAAGATGCAAAACCTTGGCGAGGAATTGATGAAACCGCTGGTGGAAAAAGTCTTCGAGGTTGTGAAGGAGCTGGCGAAGAAGGAAAAGCTGGATTTTGTCTTTGAAGCCCGCAGAAGTGGGCTTGTTTACGGTGAGGACAAGTATGACCTCACGAAGAAAATAATAGAAATGGTCGACAAAGCCAGGCCAGCAGCGAAATGA
- a CDS encoding lipoprotein-releasing ABC transporter permease subunit: MKPSSLPLEWFIALRYFRPRRRQGFLSLITVISISGVAVGVMALIVVLAVMNGFQKDLRSRILGVTAHVMVQSIGGIIEDYDDLCRKISSVEGVAEVLPYIYVQSMITSGRSATGALIRGIPVRGEGVSDYMRRYVVLGSLEGLRSGEPGIILGSEMARQIGVGLYDHVSVLVAKGRLTPFGQIPQTQTFRVVGLFQSGMYQYDQSLAYVALEQAQKLSGITKGVMGIELRLSNPEHAARVAEKVRDILGNRFVIRDWMELNRNLFSALRLEKIAMFIILTLIVFVAAFNIVTSLIMLVMNKNRDIAILKAMGVTSRRVKRTFMLTGLLIGLSGTVIGLLSGLTLCAILKKYHFIELPKDIYYISTLPVKVEFVDVTSVCLAALLISFLATIYPSSRAARMDPVEVLRYE, encoded by the coding sequence ATGAAGCCCTCTTCGCTGCCCCTGGAATGGTTTATCGCCCTCCGTTACTTCAGGCCGAGACGGCGGCAGGGATTTCTCTCCCTGATAACGGTTATCTCAATTTCCGGGGTTGCCGTTGGGGTTATGGCCCTTATTGTGGTTCTTGCCGTAATGAACGGATTCCAGAAAGATTTGAGATCCCGAATATTGGGGGTTACCGCCCACGTTATGGTTCAAAGCATTGGAGGCATTATCGAGGACTATGATGATCTGTGCCGGAAAATATCATCTGTGGAAGGAGTAGCGGAGGTATTACCGTACATATATGTTCAGTCTATGATCACTTCGGGCCGCAGTGCTACGGGGGCTTTAATCCGGGGTATTCCGGTTAGGGGAGAAGGCGTGTCCGATTACATGAGGCGGTATGTTGTTCTGGGATCTTTAGAAGGTTTGAGGTCCGGAGAACCCGGGATAATCCTTGGATCTGAAATGGCCAGGCAGATTGGTGTCGGACTCTACGATCATGTGAGCGTTCTGGTTGCGAAGGGGCGCTTGACCCCTTTCGGTCAGATTCCACAGACTCAGACATTCAGGGTGGTGGGTTTGTTCCAATCTGGCATGTACCAGTATGACCAGAGCCTTGCCTACGTGGCTCTCGAGCAGGCTCAAAAGCTTTCAGGCATTACAAAAGGTGTCATGGGCATAGAGTTGCGACTTTCCAATCCCGAACATGCCGCCAGGGTGGCGGAAAAGGTCAGGGATATTCTGGGAAACCGATTTGTGATAAGAGACTGGATGGAGTTGAACAGAAACCTTTTTTCGGCTCTAAGGCTTGAGAAAATTGCCATGTTTATTATTCTTACGCTAATTGTATTCGTCGCAGCCTTCAACATCGTAACGTCTCTTATAATGCTGGTTATGAACAAGAACAGGGATATTGCAATTCTAAAGGCCATGGGTGTCACTTCCAGAAGGGTTAAGCGCACCTTTATGCTGACGGGCTTACTGATCGGGCTTTCAGGGACCGTTATTGGGCTTCTGAGCGGCCTTACGCTGTGTGCAATTCTCAAGAAGTATCATTTTATAGAGCTACCGAAGGATATCTACTACATATCTACTCTACCCGTTAAAGTTGAGTTTGTGGATGTGACCTCGGTATGCCTTGCGGCGCTTCTGATAAGCTTTCTTGCAACGATATACCCCTCATCCAGAGCGGCAAGGATGGATCCGGTGGAAGTGCTTCGCTATGAGTAA
- the fabZ gene encoding 3-hydroxyacyl-ACP dehydratase FabZ gives MTDEQKIQEILNVLPHRYPFLMIDRVLSVSDDEAVAIKNVSINEPFFQGHFPDEPIMPGVLIVEALAQLGGIFAFRYQKADSGRGYFMGMDKVRFRKPVYPGDQIKLQVRLQKKKGSVYRFEGTASVDGHVVCEAELLIIVKETLNE, from the coding sequence ATGACGGATGAACAGAAAATTCAGGAGATTCTCAATGTTTTGCCTCATCGTTACCCCTTTTTGATGATAGATCGGGTACTTTCCGTGTCGGACGATGAAGCGGTCGCCATCAAAAATGTGAGCATTAACGAACCTTTCTTTCAGGGTCATTTTCCCGACGAGCCCATTATGCCGGGGGTGCTAATTGTTGAAGCACTGGCGCAATTGGGAGGAATTTTTGCCTTCCGTTACCAGAAGGCCGACTCAGGGCGGGGCTATTTTATGGGTATGGACAAGGTAAGATTTAGAAAACCGGTCTATCCCGGAGATCAAATCAAACTCCAGGTCAGGTTGCAGAAAAAGAAAGGTTCGGTTTACAGGTTTGAAGGCACGGCTTCTGTTGATGGGCATGTTGTTTGTGAGGCCGAACTGCTGATCATTGTGAAAGAAACTCTTAATGAATAG
- the lpxD gene encoding UDP-3-O-(3-hydroxymyristoyl)glucosamine N-acyltransferase produces the protein MKGKSFSLRDIAEFTGSRIVGDPTVTITGVAAFDSARPGDITFVAQKKLLKAFSDCRASAVITSAELEPLVMKLGNFSLLVSDSPQLTFARVANLFFEFPMPEPGIHHSAIVAPSARVSPSAHLGPFVHVSEEAEIGERSVLMTGVYVGRNVTIGSGCVIFPRVVILDGCVIGNNVVIHAGTVIGSDGFGYVADEKGQHVKIPQVGSVVIEDDVEIGANCTVDRATFGATRIGKGTKIDNLVHIAHNVVIGQHCILAGQVGIAGSSRIGNHVIMAGQVGIADHVTIGDGVRIGAKSGVAANVPPRTDVVGIPAIQKDDLFRLYANIKRIERLKKDIERLKEFVKDFVSRQGSSKGGGDRKNDG, from the coding sequence ATGAAGGGCAAATCTTTTTCATTACGGGATATAGCAGAATTTACCGGATCCAGAATAGTAGGGGATCCCACGGTTACCATCACCGGGGTTGCCGCCTTCGATTCGGCCAGGCCGGGCGATATAACCTTTGTTGCTCAAAAGAAACTTCTTAAAGCTTTTTCGGACTGCCGCGCAAGTGCCGTGATTACCAGTGCCGAGCTTGAACCGCTGGTTATGAAGCTGGGCAATTTTTCTCTTCTGGTTTCGGACAGTCCGCAGCTTACTTTTGCAAGAGTTGCAAATCTTTTTTTTGAATTCCCCATGCCTGAACCGGGAATTCACCACTCTGCAATTGTGGCACCCTCGGCACGGGTGTCTCCTTCGGCGCATCTGGGACCCTTCGTTCATGTGTCGGAGGAAGCCGAAATCGGCGAAAGAAGTGTACTTATGACAGGGGTTTATGTGGGAAGGAATGTAACAATAGGGAGCGGATGCGTTATCTTTCCCCGGGTGGTGATACTCGATGGATGCGTCATAGGCAACAACGTCGTAATACACGCCGGAACCGTGATAGGAAGTGATGGATTTGGTTATGTGGCGGACGAGAAAGGACAACATGTGAAAATCCCTCAGGTTGGCAGTGTGGTAATTGAGGACGACGTCGAGATAGGAGCAAATTGTACCGTGGATCGCGCAACTTTTGGTGCAACCCGCATAGGGAAGGGCACCAAAATCGACAATCTGGTCCATATCGCTCACAACGTGGTAATAGGTCAACACTGCATTCTTGCCGGTCAGGTTGGAATTGCCGGCAGTTCCCGCATAGGCAATCATGTTATTATGGCCGGTCAGGTTGGGATTGCCGATCATGTCACCATCGGAGATGGAGTCAGAATTGGCGCAAAAAGCGGTGTTGCCGCCAATGTGCCGCCCAGAACTGATGTTGTTGGTATTCCGGCCATCCAGAAGGACGATTTATTCCGGCTCTATGCCAACATTAAACGCATAGAACGGCTCAAGAAAGACATTGAAAGGCTGAAGGAGTTCGTAAAAGATTTTGTAAGTCGGCAGGGTTCAAGTAAAGGCGGCGGAGATCGAAAAAATGACGGATGA
- the lpxA gene encoding acyl-ACP--UDP-N-acetylglucosamine O-acyltransferase → MVTVHPTAIISPSARIGDGTVVEAYTVIGPEVVIGRENRIGPHVVITGRTHIGDCNRIYPFVSIGYPPQDLSYSDEPTEVVIGNHNVIREGVTIHRGTVRGRGRTEIGDHNYLMAWCHVAHDCVIGNHVIMANGATLAGHVTIGDHAVVGGLVAVHQFVRIGEYAFIGGKSAISMDVPPFMLVSSERETRVFGPNKVGLKRKGFSTEALKALKKAYKILFRSGLTRKEAIEKVKEELGGVPEVTRLVDFVESGSQRGITR, encoded by the coding sequence ATGGTAACAGTTCATCCAACGGCAATTATCAGTCCTTCAGCCAGGATAGGAGATGGAACCGTTGTCGAAGCCTATACGGTAATCGGGCCTGAGGTAGTAATCGGTCGAGAAAACCGCATAGGCCCTCATGTGGTTATCACGGGAAGAACACACATCGGAGATTGCAATCGTATATACCCCTTCGTCTCCATAGGCTATCCCCCTCAGGATTTGAGTTATAGTGATGAACCGACAGAGGTGGTGATAGGAAATCACAACGTTATACGGGAGGGGGTTACCATACACAGAGGCACCGTGAGGGGTAGAGGGCGAACCGAAATAGGAGATCACAACTACCTTATGGCCTGGTGCCATGTCGCTCACGACTGTGTAATCGGAAACCACGTCATCATGGCAAACGGTGCTACACTGGCCGGCCATGTAACGATTGGTGACCATGCCGTTGTTGGGGGACTGGTGGCGGTTCATCAGTTCGTTCGCATTGGAGAGTACGCCTTCATAGGGGGCAAATCTGCCATTAGCATGGATGTGCCGCCCTTCATGCTGGTTTCTTCCGAGAGGGAGACGAGGGTTTTCGGACCCAATAAAGTCGGACTGAAGAGAAAAGGCTTTTCTACCGAGGCTCTAAAGGCCCTTAAAAAGGCGTATAAAATTCTCTTCAGGTCGGGGCTAACCAGAAAGGAAGCTATAGAAAAGGTTAAAGAGGAACTGGGCGGAGTGCCTGAAGTCACCAGGCTTGTGGATTTCGTTGAGTCGGGAAGTCAGAGGGGGATCACCAGGTAG
- a CDS encoding ABC transporter ATP-binding protein — protein MSKERDAMPLIHGVKLTKVFGEGWRRVEVFRDLDIVVCQGERLGIVGASGVGKSTLLHVLATLDRPTSGKVFFRGTDVYLLGDEERARFRNKHIGFVFQFHYLLPDFNALENVMMPGIVAGLPSGMLRRRASEWLERVGLSERMYHRVGELSGGEQQRVALARALIMEPEIVFADEPTGNLDSATSRMIHQMLIKLNEDTGVTLVVVTHNEELASMMHRCLKLSDGSLKPVEKIGAGLSDLRRDEALSGHM, from the coding sequence ATGAGTAAGGAAAGAGACGCAATGCCTCTGATACACGGTGTTAAGCTCACGAAGGTTTTCGGTGAGGGATGGAGGCGTGTTGAAGTCTTTCGGGATCTTGACATAGTGGTTTGTCAGGGTGAACGCCTTGGTATTGTGGGGGCCTCCGGTGTGGGCAAATCCACGCTTCTCCACGTCCTCGCAACACTGGATCGCCCCACTTCCGGTAAGGTATTTTTCCGGGGAACGGATGTATATCTTCTGGGAGATGAAGAAAGGGCACGTTTTCGAAACAAACATATCGGGTTTGTGTTCCAGTTTCATTACCTGTTACCGGATTTTAATGCTCTGGAGAACGTGATGATGCCGGGAATAGTGGCGGGGTTACCTTCGGGGATGTTGAGAAGGAGAGCATCGGAATGGCTGGAGCGGGTGGGTCTTTCGGAGAGGATGTATCACAGGGTGGGGGAGCTGTCCGGGGGTGAACAGCAGAGAGTGGCGCTTGCCAGGGCCCTTATTATGGAGCCCGAAATAGTCTTTGCCGACGAACCCACCGGTAATCTCGATAGTGCAACGAGCAGGATGATCCATCAGATGCTGATTAAACTTAACGAAGACACGGGTGTGACACTGGTTGTGGTCACTCACAACGAAGAGCTCGCCTCGATGATGCACAGATGCCTTAAGCTCAGCGACGGTAGCCTCAAGCCGGTGGAAAAGATCGGTGCAGGCCTGTCGGATCTTCGAAGGGATGAAGCCCTATCGGGTCATATGTGA